One Brassica napus cultivar Da-Ae chromosome C4, Da-Ae, whole genome shotgun sequence genomic region harbors:
- the LOC106391672 gene encoding mitochondrial acidic protein MAM33: MRNKVNSLLKRGLKVVGDGMLLNIIQSELRHEISNPRFLVVETGKLGGFELDWDSPGNRDVVLRRRFDSGEEVVVSALLQQEPIDDDADDIAFPRGAVAKVCISKPSLRSVLQFDCRVLETGRGSSDFEIERAFYLRSLCSSSPNGGDFFSTLDPRLQDALKQYLTSKGISEGLTNYILCHLNKKEQEQYVNWLRKLESTVSHSLKQ, translated from the exons atgaggaaTAAGGTGAACTCGCTTCTGAAACGAGGACTCAAAGTGGTTGGCGATGGCATGTTGCTTAACATAATCCAATCTGAACTCCGTCACGAAATCTCCAACCCTCGTTTCCTG GTGGTTGAGACGGGTAAGCTAGGGGGTTTCGAGCTGGATTGGGACTCTCCGGGAAACAGAGACGTTGTCCTGAGGAGACGGTTTGATTCAGGAGAAGAGGTTGTGGTATCTGCTTTACTGCAACAGGAGCCCATTGATGATGATGCTGATGATATAGCGTTTCCCAGAGGAGCTGTGGCTAAAGTTTGTATCAGCAAGCCTAGTCTCCGCTCTGTCTTGCAGTTTGACTGCCGGGTTTTAGAAACGGGGCGTGGGAGTTCTGATTTTGAGATTGAGAGAGCTTTTTATCTCCGCTCTTTGTGTAGTTCTTCACCTAATGGTGGAGACTTTTTCAG TACATTAGATCCGAGACTACAGGATGCGCTGAAGCAGTACCTAACATCCAAGGGAATAAGTGAAGGCCTTACGAATTACATCTTGTGTCATCTGAACAAGAAGGAGCAGGAGCAGTACGTTAACTGGTTACGCAAGCTTGAATCCACAGTCTCACACTCTCTGAAGCAGTGA